The following coding sequences lie in one Anguilla rostrata isolate EN2019 chromosome 8, ASM1855537v3, whole genome shotgun sequence genomic window:
- the LOC135261963 gene encoding histone H4, whose amino-acid sequence MSGRGKGGKGLGKGGAKRHRKVLRDNIQGITKPAIRRLARRGGVKRISGLIYEETRGVLKVFLENVIRDAVTYTEHAKRKTVTAMDVVYALKRQGRTLYGFGG is encoded by the coding sequence ATGTCTGGAAGAGGAAAGGGCGGGAAGGGACTTGGCAAAGGAGGCGCCAAGCGTCATCGTAAGGTTCTGCGTGATAACATCCAGGGAATCACCAAGCCTGCCATCCGCCGACTTGCTCGTCGTGGCGGTGTGAAGCGTATCTCCGGCCTGATCTACGAAGAGACCCGTGGTGTGCTTAAGGTGTTCCTGGAGAACGTCATCCGTGATGCCGTTACCTACACTGAGCACGCCAAGAGAAAGACCGTCACCGCTATGGATGTCGTCTATGCTCTGAAGCGTCAGGGCCGAACCCTGTATGGCTTCGGTGGATAA
- the LOC135261933 gene encoding NADH dehydrogenase [ubiquinone] flavoprotein 1, mitochondrial, translated as MLSLSRVLVNAAARSPVAVSQCGATALSRFSSAAAQQDKPKKTKFGPLADQDRIFTNLYGRHDWRLKGAMSRGDWYKTKEILLKGVDWILNEVKTSGLRGRGGAGFPTGMKWSFMNKPSDGRPKYLVVNADEGEPGTCKDREIMRSDPHKLVEGCLVAGRAMGARAAYIYIRGEFYNESSNLQVAINEAYAAGLVGRNACGSGYDFDVFVMRGAGAYICGEETALIESIEGKQGKPRLKPPFPADVGVFGCPTTVANVETVAVAPTICRRGGPWFATFGRERNSGTKLFNISGHVNTPCTVEEEMSIPLKELIERHAGGVRGGWDNLLAVIPGGSSTPLIPKSVCEEVLMDFDGLIQAQTGLGTAALIVMDKSTDIIRAIARLIEFYKHESCGQCTPCREGVDWMNKMMWRFVRGNAKVSEIDMIWEISKQIEGHTICALGDGAAWPVQGLIRHFRPLMEGRISEFQEQQQARA; from the exons ATGCTGTCCCTGTCGCGGGTGTTGGTGAACGCCGCGGCGCGATCGCCGGTTGCGGTCAGCCAGTGCGGCGCGACGGCGCTGAGTCGGTTCAGCAGCGCCGCAGCTCAGCAG GATAAGCCGAAGAAGACTAAGTTCGGGCCGCTGGCAGACCAGGATCGGATTTTCACCAACTTGTACGGTCGCCATGACTGGAG GTTGAAGGGTGCCATGAGTCGGGGTGACTGGTACAAGACGAAGGAGATCCTGCTGAAGGGGGTGGACTGGATCCTCAACGAGGTGAAGACCTCAGGCCTGAGGGGAAGGGGCGGAGCCGGCTTCCCCACCGGCATGAAGTGGAGCTTCATGAACAAGCCGAGCGACGGCCG GCCGAAGTACCTGGTGGTGAACGCCGACGAGGGGGAGCCGGGCACCTGTAAGGACCGGGAGATCATGCGCAGCGATCCGCACAAGCTGGTGGAGGGGTGCCTGGTGGCCGGCCGAGCCATGGGAGCCCGCGCCGCGTACATCTACATCCGGGGCGAGTTCTACAACGAGTCGTCGAACCTACAG GTGGCCATCAACGAGGCCTACGCCGCCGGCCTGGTCGGCAGGAACGCCTGCGGCTCGGGCTACGACTTCGACGTGTTCGTCATGCGCGGGGCCGGCGCCTACATCTGCGGCGAGGAGACGGCGCTCATCGAGTCCATCGAGGGCAAGCAGGGCAAGCCCCGCCTCAAGCCGCCCTTCCCGGCCGACGTGG GGGTGTTTGGCTGCCCGACGACGGTCGCTAACGTGGAGACGGTCGCGGTGGCGCCCACCATCTGTCGCCGCGGTGGTCCGTGGTTTGCCACTTTCGGGAGGGAGAGGAACTCCGGGACCAAGCTCTTCAACATCTCGGGCCACGTGAACACCCCCTGCACCGTGGAGGAGGAGATGTCCATCCCCCTCAAAGAGCTCATCGAGAGACACGCGG GAGGAGTGCGGGGCGGCTGGGACAACCTACTTGCAGTGATCCCCGGGGGGTCCTCCACACCCCTCATCCCCAAATCGGTGTGCGAGGAGGTGCTGATGGACTTTGACGGCCTCATTCAGGCACAGACCGGCCTGGGCACGGCTGCACTCATCGTCATGGACAAATCC ACGGACATCATCAGAGCCATCGCTCGCCTGATTGAGTTCTACAAGCACGAGAGCTGTGGCCAGTGCACCCCCTGCAGGGAAG GAGTGGACTGGATGAACAAGATGATGTGGCGATTCGTGCGCGGGAATGCAAAGGTCTCGGAAATCGACATGATCTGGGAGATTAGCAAGCAGATCGAGGGACATACCATCTGCGCGTTGGGAGATGGAGCTGCCTGGCCAGTACAG GGATTAATTCGACACTTCCGCCCCCTTATGGAGGGTCGCATCTCCGAGTTCCAGGAGCAGCAGCAAGCTCGGGCTTGA
- the LOC135261923 gene encoding potassium/sodium hyperpolarization-activated cyclic nucleotide-gated channel 3-like codes for MDGMGQGVGSAGSQNRGAEQHGKSTLPLRGFGLSGVSLKGKRGDASRRQKSVGSPSQDGFPLIKPGAPAPEGREAGGLKTAAPLVRDSNVDGTADAAPSLEEYGSPYRRTFMQSQLSSMLQPGVNKFSLRMFGSHKGVAAEQERVKSIGVWIIHPYSDFRFYWDLLMLLIMMGNLIILPVGITFFENENSLAWIAFNVVSDTLFLADLVFNFRTGILKEDNAEIILDPLVIRQHYLKSWFVVDFISSIPVDYIFLVVDLEVLMDSEVYRTARALRIVRFTKILSLLRLLRLSRLIRYIHQWEEIFHMTYDLASAVVRIVNLIGMMLLLCHWDGCLQFLVPMLQDFPADCWVAKNHMVNNTWSVQYSYALFKAMSHMLCIGYGAQAPQSMTDVWLTMLSMIVGATCYAMFLGHATTLVQSLDSSRRQYQEKYKQVEEYMSFHKLPSDMRQKIHEYYEHRYQGKMFDEENILGELSDPLKEEIVSFNCRNLVANMPLFANADPNFVLAVLTKLRFEVFQPGDLIIREGTVGYKMFFIQHGCVSVITHGNKETRLSDGSYFGEICLLTKGRRTASVRADTYCRLFSLSVDSFNEVLEEHPLMRQAFEAVAAERLDRIGKRNSVLLQQPSQRAAGAGARVTNNDAGGGSKGGGTGDAAALGSWDSVLARKVVKHDTKPDSETESAHVTKVMGNGNSAHPVTYSMVEGPDVQTTLQSAAASTSQPAAQPDQQQDRDQHQPVSSPISSGPLSHPLPGPLPKRFTPSPLSCFLAGMDGERVSLPGEMQTLPASTTSHQQPGRTLPQYSPGLHTDDPESGTRCSMGVTFFPQSSVPPPGASSVESVPQRAIEPRLHHGSDLHPQGSPALGGLTQEARELSTSHPLLSYRDWVQSQPSPQVYQKPSGESLLSGSLLGPSWLSVQGSSENVPQWQSQVSQTQAPPPLNPSAPESSSQKLDLSSQPTLFSSPTPTSETLAPVFPQTQHSKPSPLPSSPPSTAQTPPRSRAFQVQRL; via the exons ATGGATGGTATGGGACAAGGCGTGGGGTCAGCGGGTTCCCAAAACAGAGGCGCCGAACAGCACGGCAAGAGTACCCTTCCTCTCCGAGGGTTCGGTCTGTCCGGGGTCTCCCTAAAAGGGAAACGCGGGGACGCAAGCAGAAGGCAGAAATCTGTCGGGAGCCCCAGCCAGGACGGCTTCCCGCTCATCAAACCGGGAGCCCCCGCCCCTGAGGGCCGCGAGGCCGGAGGGCTGAAGACCGCCGCCCCCCTGGTCCGGGACAGCAATGTGGACGGGACCGCGGACGCAGCGCCCAGCTTGGAGGAGTACGGCAGCCCTTACCGGCGGACGTTCATGCAGAGCCAGCTCAGCAGCATGCTGCAGCCCGGGGTCAACAAGTTCTCCCTTCGCATGTTCGGCAGCCACAAGGGCGTGGCCGCGGAGCAAGAAAGGGTGAAGTCCATCGGAGTCTGGATCATCCACCCCTACAGTGATTTCAG GTTCTACTGGGACTTGCTAATGCTTCTCATAATGATGGGGAACCTGATCATTCTGCCAGTGGGCATCACCTTTTTTGAGAATGAGAACTCCCTCGCCTGGATCGCCTTCAATGTGGTGTCCGACACCCTCTTCCTTGCGGACCTGGTGTTCAACTTCCGCACGGGTATCCTGAAGGAGGACAACGCCGAGATCATCCTGGACCCGCTGGTCATCCGCCAGCATTACCTGAAGAGCTGGTTCGTGGTGGACTTCATCTCGTCCATCCCCGTGGACTACATCTTCCTGGTGGTGGACCTGGAGGTGCTGATGGACTCGGAGGTGTACCGCACCGCCCGCGCCCTGCGCATCGTCCGCTTCACCAAGATCCTCAGCCTCCTGCGACTGCTGCGCCTCTCCCGCCTCATTCGCTACATCCACCAATGGGAAGAG ATCTTCCACATGACCTACGACCTGGCCAGCGCGGTGGTGCGCATCGTCAACCTCATCGGCatgatgctgctgctgtgccACTGGGACGGGTGCCTGCAGTTCCTGGTGCCCATGCTGCAGGACTTCCCCGCAGACTGCTGGGTGGCCAAGAACCACATGGTG AACAACACGTGGAGCGTGCAGTACTCCTACGCCCTGTTCAAGGCAATGAGCCACATGCTGTGTATCGGGTACGGTGCTCAGGCCCCACAGTCGATGACAGACGTGTGGCTTACCATGCTCAGCATGATCGTAGGCGCCACTTGCTACGCCATGTTCCTCGGCCACGCCACCACCCTCGTCCAGTCTCTCGACTCCTCCCGTCGACAGTACCAGGAAAAG TATAAGCAGGTGGAGGAGTACATGTCATTCCACAAGCTGCCTTCGGACATGCGTCAGAAGATACACGAGTACTATGAGCACCGCTACCAGGGCAAGATGTTTGATGAGGAGAACATCCTGGGGGAGCTGAGCGACCCGCTCAAAGAG GAGATTGTGAGCTTCAACTGTCGCAACCTAGTGGCCAACATGCCGCTCTTCGCCAACGCCGACCCCAACTTTGTGCTGGCGGTGCTGACCAAGCTGCGCTTCGAAGTCTTCCAGCCAGGTGACCTCATCATCCGCGAGGGAACTGTGGGATACAAGATGTTCTTCATCCAGCATGGCTGCGTGAGCGTCATCACCCACGGCAACAAGGAGACTAGGCTCAGCGATGGGTCCTACTTTGGGG AGATATGCCTGCTGACGAAAGGCCGTCGCACGGCGAGCGTCCGGGCCGACACCTACTGCCGCCTCTTTTCCCTGTCGGTGGACAGCTTCAATGAGGTTCTGGAGGAGCACCCGCTGATGAGGCAGGCTTTTGAGGCCGTGGCTGCGGAGCGACTGGATCGTATCG gAAAGAGGAACTCTGTCCTGCTACAGCAGCCATCACAGAGGGCAGCGGGGGCAGGGGCCAGGGTGACAAATAATGATGCAGGTGGAGGCTCTAAGGGGGGAGGAACAGGGGATGCAGCAGCGCTTGGCTCCTGGGACAGTGTCCTGGCACGGAAGGTTGTCAAACATGACACCAAGCCAGATTCTGAAACAGAATCAGCTCATGTCACCAAGGTTATGGGCAATGGTAACAGTGCCCACCCTGTCACCTACTCCATGGTTGAGGGTCCTGATGTCCAAACAACTCTGCAATCAGCAGCAGCCTCTACGTCTCAACCCGCTGCTCAGCCAGACCAACAGCAGGACCGGGACCAACATCAGCCCGTTTCTTCACCTATATCCTCTGGCCCACTCTCACACCCCCTGCCAGGACCACTGCCCAAAAGATTCACCCCCAGTCCCTTGTCCTGTTTTTTAGCAGGTATGGATGGTGAAAGGGTGTCACTCCCTGGTGAAATGCAAACCCTGCCTGCTTCTACCACCTCCCACCAGCAGCCGGGCAGAACTCTACCCCAGTACAGCCCAGGCCTCCACACAGATGACCCAGAAAGTGGAACACGCTGTTCAATGGGGGTGACATTCTTCCCGCAAAGCTCAGTCCCACCCCCAGGTGCCAGCAGTGTTGAATCTGTCCCGCAGAGGGCAATAGAGCCACGGTTGCACCATGGAAGCGATCTCCATCCTCAGGGATCTCCAGCTCTGGGTGGACTGACTCAGGAAGCACGGGAGCTGTCTACCTCGCACCCCTTGCTGTCCTACAGAGATTGGGTACAGTCCCAACCCAGTCCTCAAGTCTACCAGAAGCCCTCTGGAGAGAGCTTACTCTCTGGTTCTTTGCTGGGCCCTTCATGGCTGTCAGTACAGGGGAGCAGTGAGAATGTACCACAGTGGCAGTCTCAGGTGTCACAGACCCAGGCTCCACCTCCTCTCAATCCTTCTGCACCCGAGTCCTCCTCCCAAAAACTTGACCTCTCCTCTCAACCTACTCTGTTCTCCTCTCCAACCCCCACCTCAGAGACTTTGGCCCCTGTGTTTCCACAAACCCAACACTCCAAGccttctccccttccctcttctCCCCCATCCACTGCCCAAACTCCACCCAGATCAAGGGCATTTCAAGTCCAGAGGCTTTAA